From the Chloroflexus aurantiacus J-10-fl genome, one window contains:
- a CDS encoding GNAT family N-acetyltransferase: MAINVDQDVRLRPFDGSVADYALLVAIGNAVFPDNLETVEQVQHWDARRPAHCIQERWFAEVHGEVVGVAEYFQPQWMYHPRKFFVSIAVLPTWQGQGIGRYCYDVLMGDLQSRHHPLQVRANCREDQERGMQFLARRGFREEMRTWESRLDLHTFDPAPFRAAIDRVVAQGFTICNLRELLTRLPDARQRLYRAAMEMRADVPQPEPFTPPDFASWEQSLFNDPTLYPEGYFLALDGEEIAALSQLWKSAEPDVLMTGLTATRRAYRKRGLAMALKVHALTFAQAAGYREVRTYNATTNRSMLQINDVLGFVKQPAWVEFVKDLDSV; this comes from the coding sequence ATGGCGATCAATGTTGATCAGGATGTCCGATTACGACCATTTGATGGGTCGGTAGCGGATTATGCTCTGTTGGTTGCAATTGGTAATGCGGTATTTCCCGACAATCTCGAAACGGTTGAACAGGTTCAACACTGGGATGCCAGGCGGCCAGCTCACTGTATTCAGGAGCGGTGGTTTGCTGAGGTGCACGGGGAGGTGGTAGGGGTCGCCGAGTATTTTCAGCCACAATGGATGTATCACCCACGCAAGTTCTTTGTCAGTATTGCCGTTCTTCCGACGTGGCAGGGCCAGGGTATTGGTCGTTATTGCTACGACGTATTGATGGGTGATTTGCAGAGTCGCCATCATCCGTTACAGGTGCGGGCGAATTGCCGTGAGGATCAGGAACGTGGGATGCAGTTTCTCGCCCGACGTGGTTTTCGGGAAGAGATGCGGACCTGGGAGTCGCGACTTGATCTGCACACCTTTGATCCGGCACCGTTTCGCGCTGCCATTGATCGTGTCGTGGCCCAGGGTTTCACGATCTGCAATTTGCGAGAATTGCTGACACGATTACCGGATGCTCGCCAGCGCCTGTACCGCGCCGCGATGGAGATGCGGGCAGATGTGCCGCAGCCGGAACCGTTTACGCCGCCCGATTTCGCTTCGTGGGAACAGTCTCTGTTCAACGACCCAACGCTCTACCCGGAAGGATATTTTCTGGCGCTGGACGGGGAAGAGATTGCTGCGCTCAGTCAACTCTGGAAATCGGCTGAGCCTGATGTGTTGATGACCGGTCTGACGGCGACACGACGAGCGTATCGTAAGCGTGGTCTGGCAATGGCGCTTAAGGTACACGCGCTTACCTTCGCGCAGGCCGCAGGCTATCGCGAAGTGCGTACCTATAATGCAACGACCAATCGGTCGATGTTGCAGATTAATGATGTGCTGGGGTTTGTTAAACAACCGGCCTGGGTTGAATTTGTGAAGGACCTGGATAGTGTATGA
- a CDS encoding HAD family hydrolase: protein MPIHALIFDFDGLMVDTETPALQSWQEIYAEYGVTLSVHDWAITLGANAGFDAHAHLVALLRQRDPQLAEQVIAARDTILARRQARKDELSAPQTLLPGVAELLAEAHSKGLPCAVASSSSRRWVEGWLERLGIRPFFATVVTADDVAATKPAPDLFLEAARRLGLPPATCLVLEDSPNGIRAARAAGCPVVAIPGAISGQVPLPPADLTLPSLAHTTLADLQAIFR, encoded by the coding sequence ATGCCGATCCATGCCCTCATCTTCGACTTCGACGGCCTGATGGTCGATACCGAGACACCCGCCTTACAAAGCTGGCAAGAGATCTATGCCGAATATGGTGTTACCCTAAGCGTCCACGATTGGGCGATCACCCTTGGCGCAAACGCCGGATTTGATGCTCATGCCCATCTCGTCGCGTTACTCCGGCAACGCGATCCCCAATTGGCCGAACAAGTCATTGCGGCACGCGATACGATCCTCGCTCGCCGACAGGCCCGCAAGGATGAACTAAGCGCGCCACAAACGCTTCTGCCCGGTGTTGCTGAGTTGCTAGCCGAAGCACACTCAAAGGGCTTACCCTGTGCAGTTGCCAGTAGCAGTAGCCGGCGCTGGGTTGAAGGCTGGCTTGAACGTCTAGGCATACGCCCCTTCTTCGCAACAGTCGTCACGGCTGATGATGTAGCAGCAACAAAACCGGCACCCGATCTCTTCCTGGAAGCAGCTCGCCGCCTGGGTCTGCCGCCAGCAACCTGCCTGGTACTCGAAGACTCCCCCAACGGCATCCGGGCTGCCCGGGCAGCCGGCTGCCCGGTCGTCGCCATCCCCGGCGCGATCTCCGGGCAGGTTCCGCTACCGCCTGCCGACCTGACATTGCCCAGCCTGGCCCACACCACACTTGCCGACTTACAAGCTATCTTTCGCTAG
- a CDS encoding AP2/ERF family transcription factor, with product MPRRHAVRPVNLPASEPTTTNGHPQSHPDDDPMSVLRYEPLPDLDPEQARQLLSAPTTPVVADTKKLPARLRPKTTKHKGITRIDHPAKRTFGYFVRVTWNKQRRSKFFSDSVYGDRLAALAAAIEWRNATERELGKPRTERQVIGVARTSTGIVGVRRTIKDGREVYEATWRDGNRIRRTSYSIAKHGERRALALARRAREKYERQRQRTPAAD from the coding sequence ATGCCTCGTCGACACGCTGTGCGACCGGTGAATCTGCCGGCTTCCGAGCCGACAACCACTAATGGGCATCCTCAATCACATCCTGACGATGATCCGATGTCCGTCCTGCGCTATGAGCCGCTGCCCGATCTCGATCCAGAGCAGGCTCGTCAGTTGCTATCGGCGCCGACCACACCGGTTGTTGCTGACACGAAGAAGTTGCCTGCCCGTCTCCGCCCCAAGACCACAAAGCACAAGGGGATTACGCGCATTGACCACCCGGCCAAGCGCACGTTCGGCTATTTTGTGCGCGTCACCTGGAATAAGCAGCGCCGCAGCAAGTTCTTCTCCGACTCGGTGTACGGTGACAGACTGGCCGCACTCGCCGCAGCTATCGAGTGGCGAAACGCAACCGAACGCGAGCTAGGCAAGCCGCGGACCGAGCGTCAGGTCATCGGTGTTGCCCGCACCAGCACCGGTATTGTCGGTGTACGGCGCACGATCAAAGATGGGCGTGAGGTTTACGAAGCGACCTGGCGTGATGGCAATCGTATTCGCCGCACCTCTTACTCGATTGCCAAGCACGGTGAGCGCCGCGCCCTCGCCCTGGCCCGCCGCGCTCGCGAAAAGTACGAGCGGCAACGCCAGCGCACCCCGGCAGCCGATTAG
- a CDS encoding GNAT family N-acetyltransferase: MIHIRPFQHQDADYRVMADVYNALAPDAPLSAIEWRIRDEIHNPNLPLCRWIGELDGRAGGYAEYYQPTWCADPTHLEMQIVVHPAVQGRGLGRALWQHLQMAWQPLRPHHIWLKVREDWQAGLMFAGRRQFHESRRVWVSRLDLATFDPQPFSGSIERVTAQQIELISFAALATADQGFWQQLYEFERQTTGDVPSPFPVTMPTYDQWIKLYQPDHGALWEGSFAAVHEGQIVGISTLETIDDSTDVEVGFTAVRRDYRGRGIALALKLCTIAYAGAQGLSGIRTDNDSTNLAMWHINERLGFRRGPVWIVLHRCEQNEEVT; this comes from the coding sequence ATGATCCATATACGACCTTTCCAACATCAGGATGCAGATTATCGCGTGATGGCCGATGTCTATAATGCGCTGGCGCCGGATGCACCGCTATCGGCGATAGAATGGCGTATTCGTGATGAAATTCACAATCCGAATTTGCCACTCTGCCGATGGATTGGCGAACTTGATGGTAGGGCCGGTGGGTATGCCGAATATTATCAGCCGACATGGTGTGCCGATCCTACCCATTTGGAGATGCAGATCGTTGTGCATCCGGCCGTTCAGGGGCGAGGTTTGGGCCGGGCACTCTGGCAGCATCTGCAGATGGCCTGGCAGCCGCTGCGACCGCACCATATCTGGCTTAAGGTGCGTGAGGACTGGCAGGCCGGGTTGATGTTTGCCGGTCGGCGGCAGTTCCACGAGAGTCGGCGGGTTTGGGTTTCCCGGCTTGATCTGGCAACCTTTGATCCGCAACCTTTCAGCGGTTCGATTGAGCGGGTGACGGCGCAGCAGATTGAGCTAATCAGCTTTGCGGCGCTGGCAACAGCCGATCAGGGGTTTTGGCAGCAGTTGTACGAGTTTGAACGACAAACAACCGGTGATGTACCGTCGCCATTTCCGGTCACGATGCCGACCTACGATCAGTGGATCAAGCTCTATCAGCCTGACCACGGCGCGCTGTGGGAGGGCAGCTTTGCTGCGGTACACGAGGGGCAGATCGTGGGGATCAGTACGTTAGAAACTATTGATGATAGTACTGATGTCGAGGTTGGGTTTACGGCGGTGCGGCGCGATTACCGTGGCCGGGGTATTGCGCTGGCGCTGAAGCTCTGTACAATTGCGTATGCCGGGGCGCAGGGGCTGAGTGGGATTCGTACCGATAACGACAGTACGAATCTGGCGATGTGGCATATCAATGAACGGTTAGGTTTTCGGCGTGGGCCGGTGTGGATTGTTCTCCACCGGTGTGAGCAGAATGAGGAGGTGACGTGA
- a CDS encoding C45 family autoproteolytic acyltransferase/hydolase: MNGLPLVELSGDAYTQGWQHGRALREAIAANLRIYMTRFERELRIPPDEVWRRALRYAAVIAEQNQDYAAGMRGIAEGAGVDLAAIAALNVRYELFYQFFREYERGTGKPDGCTAFALLPSETDNGHLLVGENWDWIQGVRGAILRTIAPDGLRTLAFTEAGIFGGKIGLNAAGLALLINGLSSTGDDWASLRRPFHVRCYEILQARSLTEAQAVITSEERAGSANFLLAQVPDRVVNIEAAPAALAISGCTNGCLVHANHFTDPAALGIVERQIERYPHSYWRQERLRSLLASRPQSLAQVQAALRDHEQFPYSVCFHIDPADPPDEYYETVASVIMDVTAGVLYATDGPPCEHAYVRYELEVAR, from the coding sequence GTGAACGGGTTGCCGTTAGTTGAATTGAGTGGCGATGCCTACACTCAGGGTTGGCAGCATGGCCGTGCGTTGCGCGAGGCGATTGCTGCCAACCTTCGCATCTATATGACGCGCTTCGAGCGTGAGTTGCGGATACCACCGGATGAGGTCTGGCGGCGGGCGCTGCGTTATGCGGCTGTGATCGCTGAACAAAATCAGGATTATGCAGCCGGTATGCGCGGCATTGCCGAGGGGGCAGGGGTTGATCTGGCAGCGATTGCGGCTTTGAATGTGCGTTATGAGCTGTTTTATCAGTTCTTTCGCGAGTATGAGCGGGGTACCGGTAAGCCTGATGGTTGTACCGCTTTTGCGTTGTTGCCGTCAGAGACAGATAACGGTCATTTGCTGGTGGGCGAAAACTGGGACTGGATTCAGGGGGTGCGGGGGGCGATTCTGCGCACGATTGCACCGGATGGGCTGCGCACGCTGGCTTTCACTGAGGCCGGTATTTTTGGGGGGAAGATTGGCTTGAATGCTGCCGGTCTGGCCCTGCTCATCAATGGCTTGAGCAGTACGGGTGATGATTGGGCCAGTCTGCGCCGACCATTTCATGTGCGTTGTTACGAGATATTGCAGGCACGCTCACTGACTGAAGCGCAGGCGGTGATTACGAGCGAAGAGCGGGCCGGTTCAGCCAATTTTCTGCTGGCACAGGTACCTGATCGGGTGGTCAATATTGAAGCAGCACCGGCGGCGCTGGCGATCAGTGGCTGTACTAACGGTTGTCTGGTTCACGCCAACCATTTTACCGATCCGGCAGCACTCGGTATTGTGGAGCGGCAGATTGAGCGTTATCCTCATTCGTATTGGCGGCAAGAACGATTACGCTCGCTGCTGGCCTCTCGTCCACAATCGCTGGCACAGGTGCAGGCGGCCTTGCGTGATCACGAGCAGTTCCCCTATTCGGTCTGTTTTCATATTGATCCTGCCGATCCACCTGATGAGTATTATGAAACGGTCGCCTCGGTGATTATGGATGTGACTGCCGGTGTGTTGTATGCGACCGACGGGCCACCGTGTGAGCATGCCTATGTGCGATATGAATTGGAGGTGGCGAGGTGA
- a CDS encoding metallophosphoesterase family protein, translating to MEIGVISDTHGFLAPSALQVLSGVQLIVHAGDIGNEAVLGQLETVAPVIAIHGNTDSGTELARTYPASRWIEREGVLIYLTHIGGKPNHLVQSLPKTADGRSPHVYIFGHSHRPLCEVHNSVLFLNPGTAGAPRGAGLSVARLTVHDGTAQAVLIPLTDSPRAIR from the coding sequence ATGGAGATAGGGGTTATTTCTGATACTCACGGTTTTCTGGCACCATCAGCTTTACAGGTGTTGTCCGGGGTTCAGTTGATTGTACACGCCGGCGATATTGGGAATGAAGCGGTGCTGGGGCAGCTTGAGACAGTGGCGCCGGTGATTGCTATTCACGGTAATACTGATAGTGGAACGGAACTGGCCCGGACGTATCCGGCGAGTCGCTGGATCGAGCGTGAGGGTGTGTTGATCTATCTGACCCATATCGGTGGCAAGCCGAACCATCTTGTGCAATCGTTACCAAAGACTGCTGATGGGCGATCTCCACATGTCTACATTTTTGGTCATAGCCATCGGCCATTGTGCGAAGTACACAATTCCGTTCTGTTTCTGAATCCGGGGACAGCCGGTGCGCCACGGGGTGCGGGTCTGTCGGTCGCCCGGCTGACGGTGCATGATGGTACGGCGCAGGCGGTGCTCATTCCGTTGACGGATAGTCCGCGGGCAATACGTTGA
- a CDS encoding low molecular weight phosphatase family protein: MKRTVLFVCTGNYYRSRYAELLFNAMQVKGWQATSRGLALSSRNRGSIWPPVLERLQQCGFTTPDELPLPRTLCEADLAQATLVIALNEPEHRPLMQQRFPAWADRIAYWQVPDTDVLEPEPAFQRIEAGIAALQKELSGS; encoded by the coding sequence GTGAAGAGGACTGTGCTCTTCGTCTGCACCGGAAACTACTATCGTAGTCGCTATGCTGAGCTGCTCTTCAATGCCATGCAGGTTAAAGGCTGGCAGGCTACGTCACGCGGTCTGGCACTCTCGTCACGCAATCGCGGGTCGATCTGGCCACCGGTGCTTGAGCGGCTACAACAGTGCGGATTTACGACGCCGGATGAGCTGCCTTTGCCACGAACGCTGTGCGAGGCCGATCTGGCGCAGGCAACGCTGGTGATTGCACTGAACGAACCTGAACATCGGCCTTTGATGCAGCAGCGTTTTCCGGCATGGGCTGATCGAATTGCCTACTGGCAGGTACCTGATACCGACGTGTTGGAGCCTGAGCCGGCTTTTCAACGGATTGAGGCAGGGATCGCAGCATTGCAGAAGGAGTTGAGCGGGAGTTGA
- a CDS encoding cupin domain-containing protein: protein MVDPVSSPHLVGEIGNVDVGTRIRTLREQRRLSIRALAEASGLAVNTLSLIENGRTSPSVSTLQRLAVALQVPVSTFFTPDVPQQRIVFTPAGQAIASLFPHGAMADLAPGMINRTLEPLLVTLEPGAGSGPEAIVHTGQEFVFGLNGQIQYTVADQMFIINPGDSLLFEAALPHRWHNPGHTPAQVLLVLCPLELPRSVIARHSPYQGRS, encoded by the coding sequence ATGGTTGATCCAGTGAGTAGTCCGCATCTCGTTGGTGAAATTGGCAATGTAGACGTTGGTACACGCATTCGGACCCTGCGTGAACAACGGCGCTTATCAATCCGCGCCCTCGCCGAGGCGAGCGGGCTTGCCGTCAATACCCTCAGTCTGATTGAAAATGGTCGCACGTCACCGAGTGTCAGCACCTTGCAACGTCTTGCAGTGGCTCTACAGGTTCCGGTTAGTACCTTCTTTACGCCCGATGTGCCACAGCAACGTATCGTCTTCACCCCGGCAGGTCAGGCCATCGCCAGCCTCTTCCCGCACGGTGCCATGGCCGATCTCGCCCCAGGCATGATCAACCGCACCCTCGAACCGCTGCTGGTCACGCTCGAACCCGGCGCCGGTAGTGGCCCTGAAGCAATTGTCCATACCGGACAGGAATTTGTCTTTGGTTTAAATGGGCAGATTCAGTACACCGTTGCCGATCAGATGTTCATCATCAATCCGGGTGATAGCCTGCTGTTCGAGGCCGCTCTCCCCCACCGCTGGCATAACCCCGGCCATACGCCAGCCCAGGTGCTGCTGGTCTTGTGTCCGCTTGAATTACCCCGGAGTGTGATTGCCCGTCATAGCCCTTATCAGGGAAGGAGTTGA
- the ctaD gene encoding cytochrome c oxidase subunit I, whose translation MSTLSLPQTSYIHDHSRTFIDWLKSWLLTVDHKRIAILYLLAINFFFLLGGLAATVVRIELITPQGDLMSSDVYNRAFTLHGVIMVFFFLIPSIPAVLGNFLVPLMIGARDLAFPRLNLLSWYLYMIGGIFALIAAVFGGVDTGWTFYTPFSSTYSNSNVVMTITGAFIMGFSSILTGLNFIVTIHKMRAPGLTWFRLPLFIWANYATSIIQILATPVLGIALLLVIVERVWGVGIYDPALGGDPLLFQHLFWFYSHPAVYIMILPAMGVVSELISTFSRKRIFGYEFIAFSSIAIAILGFLVWGHHMFVSSQSVYAGLIFSFITMLVAIPSAIKVFNWTATLYKGSISYRTPMLYALGFIGLFVIGGLTGIFLGVVAVDLHVTDTYFVVAHFHYVMVGGTIMAYLGGIHFWWPKMTGRMYNETWGSIAALIIFVGFNMTFFPQFILGYLGMPRRYHVYPPEFQILHVMSTAGASILAIGFIVPLIYLGISLWKGRIAGDNPWGATGLEWKTSSPPPTHNFDKTPIVTEEAYAYPPEAAERDAASWRPGSPL comes from the coding sequence ATGAGCACGCTTTCTCTTCCACAGACGAGCTATATTCACGATCATTCGCGAACGTTTATTGATTGGCTCAAGTCGTGGTTGCTGACGGTTGATCACAAGCGGATCGCAATACTCTACCTGTTGGCGATTAACTTCTTCTTCCTGCTCGGTGGCCTGGCTGCTACTGTGGTACGGATTGAGTTGATCACCCCGCAGGGCGATCTGATGTCGTCGGATGTCTACAACCGGGCTTTCACGCTGCACGGCGTGATCATGGTCTTCTTCTTCCTGATCCCGTCGATTCCGGCGGTGCTGGGTAATTTCCTGGTGCCGTTGATGATCGGTGCCCGTGACCTGGCATTCCCACGGTTGAATCTGTTGAGCTGGTATCTCTACATGATCGGTGGTATCTTCGCCCTGATCGCAGCCGTCTTCGGCGGTGTTGATACCGGCTGGACGTTCTACACTCCCTTCAGCTCAACCTATTCCAACTCGAACGTGGTGATGACGATTACCGGTGCGTTTATTATGGGGTTTTCCTCCATCTTGACCGGTCTTAATTTCATCGTCACCATCCACAAGATGCGGGCACCTGGTTTGACCTGGTTCCGTTTGCCACTCTTCATCTGGGCGAACTATGCAACCAGTATCATTCAGATTCTGGCAACACCGGTATTGGGTATCGCGCTGCTGCTGGTGATCGTCGAGCGGGTTTGGGGTGTCGGTATCTACGATCCGGCGCTGGGTGGTGATCCACTCCTCTTCCAGCACCTCTTCTGGTTCTACTCGCATCCGGCAGTCTACATCATGATTTTGCCGGCAATGGGTGTGGTCAGCGAGTTGATCAGCACCTTCTCGCGCAAGCGAATCTTCGGCTACGAGTTCATTGCCTTTTCGAGTATTGCCATCGCTATCCTGGGCTTTCTGGTCTGGGGGCACCACATGTTCGTGAGCAGCCAGTCGGTGTACGCGGGGCTGATCTTCTCGTTTATCACTATGCTGGTTGCAATCCCGTCAGCGATTAAGGTCTTTAACTGGACGGCAACGCTCTACAAGGGTTCAATCAGCTATCGCACGCCGATGCTGTACGCGCTCGGTTTTATCGGTCTGTTCGTGATCGGTGGTCTGACCGGTATCTTCCTCGGTGTGGTAGCGGTTGACCTGCACGTGACCGATACCTACTTCGTGGTCGCTCACTTCCACTACGTGATGGTGGGTGGTACGATTATGGCCTATCTGGGTGGCATTCACTTCTGGTGGCCGAAGATGACTGGTCGCATGTACAACGAGACCTGGGGCAGCATTGCGGCACTGATCATCTTCGTTGGCTTTAATATGACCTTCTTCCCCCAGTTTATTCTCGGCTACCTGGGTATGCCACGGCGCTATCACGTCTATCCGCCGGAGTTCCAGATTTTGCACGTGATGAGCACGGCTGGTGCCAGCATTCTGGCGATTGGCTTCATCGTGCCTCTTATCTATCTGGGTATCTCGCTGTGGAAGGGGCGGATTGCCGGTGACAACCCGTGGGGAGCGACCGGTCTGGAATGGAAGACTTCATCACCACCACCAACCCACAATTTCGATAAGACGCCGATTGTGACCGAAGAGGCGTATGCGTATCCGCCGGAAGCTGCCGAGCGTGATGCGGCGTCCTGGCGACCGGGTTCACCACTATAA
- a CDS encoding cytochrome c oxidase subunit 3 codes for MATITHEEAHAHTHGPELQHQFETPEQQKEAATLGMWAFLVTEIMLFGGIFMAYIVYRWAFPEAWEESAALLNTPLATVNTVVLLVSSLTVALAVNAAEEGNKRRLLTMLVLTMLLGVTFLVIKGYEYSEKFAHCAGAKDPISWITGTDLHESHECLVPGRSFLFPAEHGTAGATHGASAGHGASTGLMQSGHQLFFFLYFCATGLHAIHMLIGLGVMGTITVMALRDRFSPTYFTPVEIGGLYWHLIDIIWVFLFPLFYLV; via the coding sequence TTGGCAACGATCACTCACGAAGAGGCACACGCCCATACGCACGGCCCGGAACTGCAACATCAGTTCGAGACGCCGGAACAGCAGAAAGAGGCTGCAACGCTAGGCATGTGGGCCTTCCTGGTCACCGAAATTATGCTCTTCGGTGGTATCTTCATGGCCTACATTGTCTACCGATGGGCTTTTCCCGAAGCATGGGAAGAGTCGGCGGCACTGCTGAATACACCGCTGGCCACGGTAAATACCGTCGTGCTGCTGGTCAGCTCATTAACTGTAGCGCTGGCAGTCAATGCTGCCGAAGAGGGTAACAAGCGTCGGTTGTTGACCATGCTGGTCTTGACGATGCTGCTTGGAGTGACCTTCCTGGTCATTAAGGGTTACGAGTATAGTGAAAAGTTTGCCCACTGTGCCGGTGCGAAAGACCCGATCAGTTGGATTACCGGCACCGATTTGCACGAGAGCCATGAGTGTCTGGTGCCAGGACGTAGTTTCTTATTTCCTGCAGAGCACGGCACGGCGGGTGCTACGCATGGGGCGAGTGCCGGTCATGGAGCTTCCACCGGTCTGATGCAATCCGGTCATCAACTATTCTTCTTTCTCTATTTCTGTGCGACCGGCCTGCATGCCATCCACATGCTCATCGGTCTGGGAGTGATGGGGACGATCACGGTGATGGCACTCCGGGATCGGTTCTCACCAACCTACTTTACGCCGGTTGAGATTGGTGGTCTCTACTGGCACCTGATTGACATTATCTGGGTATTCCTCTTCCCACTCTTCTATCTGGTTTAG
- a CDS encoding cytochrome C oxidase subunit IV family protein — translation MAERHEHQHAHHHGAGHAHISRGTYYRVFGALMVLMVLTVAAWWVEKNLIHIPGWLAVTIAMSIAIAKTVLIVLYFMHVKVSSRISQVYAAGAFVWLIILFVITMGDYVARGWPPQGGPLP, via the coding sequence ATGGCCGAGCGACACGAACATCAACATGCTCACCACCACGGCGCCGGGCATGCCCATATCTCGCGGGGGACCTATTATCGGGTCTTCGGAGCGCTGATGGTGCTTATGGTGCTGACCGTCGCTGCCTGGTGGGTGGAGAAGAACCTGATCCATATTCCGGGCTGGCTGGCGGTGACGATTGCAATGAGCATTGCAATCGCGAAAACGGTTTTGATTGTGCTCTACTTTATGCATGTGAAGGTCAGCAGCCGAATCTCTCAGGTCTACGCTGCCGGTGCATTTGTCTGGCTGATCATTCTATTTGTAATTACCATGGGCGATTACGTTGCCCGTGGCTGGCCACCGCAGGGTGGACCGTTACCGTAA
- a CDS encoding DUF2085 domain-containing protein: MGGENRQSLLGKRLVTGLRQPNGWRIGSLLVGMIVAIGLLPLVAATLDLERRLFFAVHGICAQSHNLQVGGVQFPLCARDSGIYLGLMVTLGVIACRGRWRAGRLPPLPVSLTLLGLIVIMGVDGLNSTVAELGWGAVYPPRNDLRLITGLGFGVAMAVGLLLVANQTLLAPDLIDTTQAPIGSWADMGWVVGALALVVLAIASDQALLAWPLVLISVVGVTGVMTFAIGLPVSAFAGLSGRVRHPRQLLLPGIAGFLVTLLLLAVLARWKVELEVQGALPPPLVP, encoded by the coding sequence ATGGGTGGTGAGAATAGACAATCTCTGCTCGGAAAACGGTTGGTAACCGGTTTGCGTCAACCCAATGGCTGGCGAATCGGTAGCCTTTTGGTCGGGATGATAGTGGCAATCGGTTTGTTGCCGCTGGTTGCGGCAACCCTTGACCTGGAACGACGCCTCTTTTTTGCCGTCCACGGAATTTGCGCCCAGAGTCACAACCTTCAAGTGGGTGGTGTGCAGTTTCCGCTCTGTGCCCGTGACAGTGGCATCTATCTCGGCCTCATGGTAACCCTGGGTGTGATTGCCTGCCGTGGGCGCTGGCGGGCCGGACGGCTGCCGCCACTGCCGGTTAGTCTGACACTGCTGGGGTTGATTGTGATCATGGGTGTTGATGGCCTGAATTCAACTGTGGCTGAACTGGGGTGGGGTGCTGTCTATCCGCCGCGCAATGATCTGCGTTTGATTACCGGGTTGGGGTTTGGTGTAGCGATGGCGGTTGGTTTGTTGTTGGTGGCGAATCAAACGCTGCTTGCCCCCGACCTTATCGATACCACGCAGGCGCCGATTGGCAGTTGGGCTGATATGGGGTGGGTGGTTGGCGCATTGGCGCTGGTCGTGCTGGCGATAGCTTCCGACCAGGCTCTACTGGCCTGGCCGCTGGTTCTGATCAGCGTGGTTGGGGTGACGGGAGTCATGACGTTTGCGATTGGGTTGCCGGTGAGTGCCTTCGCCGGTTTGAGTGGTCGGGTTCGTCATCCACGGCAATTGTTGCTACCAGGAATTGCCGGCTTTCTGGTTACGCTGCTGCTGCTGGCCGTGCTGGCACGCTGGAAGGTAGAGCTGGAAGTCCAGGGTGCCTTGCCGCCGCCACTTGTTCCGTAG